A region from the Azospirillum fermentarium genome encodes:
- a CDS encoding phage major tail tube protein, whose protein sequence is MAIPRVLKNFNLFVDGRGYAGLVSELELPELSIQEEEYRGGGMDVPVKLDMGQEAMEATFKLADPDENALRLWGLADGGAVQFTARGALQRDGEAVVPIVVNLRGSIPKLAMGSWKAGDPSETDFTMSVRYYRYNQGGEDLIEIDAVNMIRKVGGVDQLQGIRQAIGV, encoded by the coding sequence ATGGCAATTCCGCGCGTTCTGAAGAACTTCAATCTGTTCGTCGATGGCCGGGGCTATGCCGGCCTTGTGAGCGAACTGGAACTTCCCGAACTGTCGATCCAGGAAGAAGAATACCGGGGCGGCGGCATGGACGTCCCCGTCAAGCTGGACATGGGCCAAGAGGCCATGGAAGCGACGTTCAAGCTGGCCGACCCGGATGAAAACGCCCTTCGCCTCTGGGGGCTGGCCGACGGCGGCGCCGTCCAGTTCACGGCCCGCGGCGCCCTTCAGCGGGACGGCGAAGCCGTGGTCCCGATCGTGGTCAACCTCCGCGGCTCGATCCCCAAGCTTGCCATGGGATCATGGAAGGCCGGCGACCCCAGCGAAACCGACTTCACCATGTCGGTCCGGTACTACCGCTACAATCAAGGCGGCGAAGACCTGATCGAAATCGACGCCGTCAACATGATCCGCAAGGTCGGCGGCGTCGATCAGCTTCAGGGCATCCGTCAGGCGATCGGCGTCTGA
- a CDS encoding phage tail assembly protein, which translates to MSKDMRPHADITLDFPIMVDGVEVKALRMRRPKARDELKFMESKGSEGRRSLEMFADLCEMPLNTILDIDAADLAKMAEQLGKFKGQETPTT; encoded by the coding sequence ATGTCGAAAGATATGCGTCCGCACGCGGACATCACGCTCGATTTCCCGATCATGGTCGATGGCGTCGAAGTGAAGGCGCTGCGTATGCGCCGGCCCAAGGCGCGCGACGAACTGAAGTTCATGGAATCCAAGGGGTCCGAGGGGCGCCGGTCGCTCGAAATGTTCGCCGACCTGTGCGAAATGCCCCTGAACACCATCCTGGATATCGACGCCGCCGACTTGGCGAAGATGGCCGAACAGTTGGGAAAGTTCAAAGGGCAGGAAACGCCGACGACCTGA